The Macaca fascicularis isolate 582-1 chromosome 1, T2T-MFA8v1.1 genome includes a window with the following:
- the ARHGEF2 gene encoding rho guanine nucleotide exchange factor 2 isoform X19: MTGKAKTREKEKMKEAKDARYTNGHLFTTISVSGMTMCYACNKSITAKEALICPTCNVTIHNRCKDTLANCTKVKQKQQKAALLKNNTALQSVSLRSKTTIRERPSSAIYPSDSFRQSLLGSRRGRSSLSLAKSVSTTNIAGHFNDESPLGLRRILSQSTDSLNMRNRTLSVESLIDEAEVIYNELMSDFEMDEKDFAADSWSLAVDSSFLQQHKKEVMKQQDVIYELIQTELHHVRTLKIMTRLFRTGMLEELQLEPGVVQGLFPCVDELSDIHTRFLSQLLERRRQALCPGSTRNFVIQRLGDLLISQFSGPSAEQMRKTYSEFCSRHTKALKLYKELYARDKRFQQFIRKVTRSAVLKRHGVQECILLVTQRITKYPVLISRILQHSHGIEEERQDLTTALGLVKELLSNVDQDIYELEKGARLQEIYNRMDPRAQTPVPGKGPFGREELLRRKLIHDGCLLWKTATGRFKDVLMLLMTDVLVFLQEKDQKYIFPTLDKPSVVSLQNLIVRDIANQEKGMFLISAAPPEMYEVHTASRDDRSTWIRVIQQSVRICPSREDFPLIETEDEAYLRRIKMELQQKDRALVELLREKVGLFAEMTHFQAEEDGGSGMALPTLPRGLFRSESLESPRGERLLQDAIREVEGLKDLLVGPGVELLLTPREPALPLEPDSGGNTSPGVTANGEARTFNGSIELCRADSDSSQRDRNGNQLRSPQEEALQRLVNLYGLLHGLQAAVAQQDTLMEARFPEGPERREKLCRANSRDGEAGRAGAAPVAPEKQATELALLQRQHALLQEELRRCRRLGEERATEAGSLEARLRESEQARALLEREAEEARRQLAALGQTEPLPAEAPWARRPVDPRRRSLPAGDALYLSFNPPQPNRGTDRLDLPVTTRSVHRHFEDRERQELGSPEERLQDSSDPDTGSEEEGSSRLSPPHSPRDFTRMQDIPEETESRDGEAVASES; the protein is encoded by the exons ATGACTGGAAAGGCCAAG ACCCGGGAAAAGGAGAAGATGAAGGAAGCCAAGGATGCCCGCTATACCAATGGGCACCTCTTCACCACCATCTCAGTTTCAGGCATGACCATGTGCTATGCCTGTAACAAGAGCATCACAGCCAAGGAAGCCCTCATCTGCCCAA CCTGCAATGTGACTATCCACAACCGCTGTAAAGACACCCTCGCCAACTGTACCAAGGTCAAGCAGAAG CAACAGAAAGCAGCCCTGCTGAAGAACAACACTGCCTTGCAGTCCGTCTCTCTGCGAAGTAAGA CAACCATCCGGGAGCGGCCAAGCTCGGCCATCTACCCCTCCGACAGCTTCCGGCAGTCCCTCCTAGGCTCCCGCCGTGGCCGCTCCTCCTTGTCTTTAGCCAAGAGTGTTTCCACCACCAACATTGCTGG ACATTTCAATGATGAGTCTCCCCTGGGGCTGCGCCGGATCCTCTCACAGTCCACAGACTCCCTCAACATGCGGAACCGAACCCTATCAGTGGAATCCCTCATTGACGAAG CAGAGGTAATCTACAATGAGCTGATGAGTGACTTTGAGATGGATGAGAAGGACTTTGCAGCTGACTCCTGGAGCCTTGCTGTGGACAGCAGCTTCCTGCAGCAGCATAAAAAGGAGGTGATGAAGCAGCAGGATGTCATCTATG AGCTAATCCAGACAGAGCTGCACCACGTGAGGACACTGAAGATCATGACCCGCCTCTTCCGCACGGGGATGCTGGAAGAGCTACAGTTGGAGCCGGGAGTGGTCCAGGGCCTGTTCCCCTGCGTGGACGAGCTCAGTGACATCCACACACGCTTCCTTAGCCAGCTATTAGAACGCCGACGCCAAGCCCTGTGCCCTGGCAGTACCCGGAACTTTGTCATTCAGCGCTTGGGTGATCTGCTTATCAGCCAG TTCTCAGGTCCTAGCGCGGAGCAGATGCGTAAGACCTACTCGGAGTTCTGCAGCCGCCACACCAAGGCCTTAAAGCTCTATAAGGAGCTGTATGCCCGAGATAAACGCTTCCAGCAATTCATCCGG AAAGTGACCCGCTCTGCCGTGCTCAAGCGGCACGGGGTACAGGAGTGCATCCTGCTGGTGACTCAGCGCATCACCAAGTACCCAGTACTCATCAGCCGCATCCTGCAGCATTCCCACG GGATCGAGGAGGAACGCCAGGACCTGACCACAGCACTGGGGCTAGTGAAGGAGCTGCTGTCCAATGTGGACCAGGATATTTATGAGCTGGAGAAAGGGGCCCGTCTGCAGGAGATCTACAACCGCATGGACCCTCGGGCCCAAACCCCAGTGCCTGGCAAGGGCCCCTTTGGCCGAGAGGAACTTCTGCGGCGCAAACTCATCCACGATGGCTGCCTGCTCTGGAAGACAGCAACGGGGCGCTTCAAAG ATGTGCTAATGCTGCTGATGACAGATGTACTGGTGTTTCTCCAGGAAAAGGACCAGAAGTACATCTTTCCTACCCTG GACAAGCCCTCAGTGGTATCGCTGCAGAATCTAATCGTACGGGACATCGCCAACCAGGAGAAAGGGATGTTTCTGATTAGCGCAGCCCCACCTGAGATGTACGAGGTGCACACAGCATCCCGGGATGACCGGAGCACCTGGATCCGGGTCATTCAGCAGAGCGTGCGCAT ATGCCCATCCAGGGAGGACTTCCCCCTGATTGAGACAGAGGATGAGGCTTACCTGCGGCGAATTAAGA TGGAGTTGCAGCAGAAGGACCGGGCACTGGTGGAGCTGCTGCGAGAGAAGGTTGGGCTGTTTGCTGAGATGACCCATTTCCAGGCCGAAGAGGATGGTGGCAGTGGGATGGCCCTGCCCACCCTGCCCAGGGGCCTTTTCCGCTCCGAGTCCCTTGAGTCCCCTCGTGGCGAGCGGCTGCTGCAGGATGCCATCCGTGAGG TGGAGGGTCTGAAAGACCTGCTGGTGGGGCCAGGAGTGGAACTGCTCTTGACACCCCGAGAACCAGCCCTGCCCTTGGAACCAGACAGCGGTGGTAACACGAGTCCTGGGGTCACTGCCA ATGGTGAGGCCAGAACCTTCAATGGCTCCATTGAACTGTGCAGAGCCGACTCAGACTCCAGCCAGAGG GATCGAAATGGAAATCAGCTGAGATCACCCCAAGAG GAGGCGTTGCAGCGATTGGTCAATCTCTATGGACTTCTACATGGCCTACAG GCAGCTGTGGCCCAGCAGGACACTTTGATGGAAGCCCGGTTCCCTGAGGGCCCTGAGCGGCGGGAGAAGCTGTGCCGAGCCAACTCTCGGGATGGGGAGgctggcagggctggggctgccCCTGTGGCCCCTGAAAAGCAGGCCACAGAACTGGCATTACTGCAGCGGCAACATGCGCTGCTGCAGGAGGAGCTACGGCGCTGCCGGCGGCTAGGTGAAGAACGGGCAACCGAAGCTGGCAGCCTGGAGGCCCGGCTCCGGGAGAGTGAGCAGGCCCGGGCGCTGCTGGAGCGGGAGGCTGAAGAGGCTCGAAGGCAGCTGGCCGCCCTGGGCCAGACCGAGCCACTCCCAGCCGAGGCCCCCTGGGCCCGCAGACCTGTGGATCCTCGGCGGCGCAGCCTCCCTGCAGGCGATGCCCTGTACTTGAGTTTCAACCCCCCACAG CCCAACCGAGGCACAGACCGCCTGGATCTGCCTGTCACTACTCGCTCTGTCCATCGACACTTTGAGGACCGAGAGAGGCAGGAACTGGGGAGCCCTGAAGAGCGGCTGCAAGATAGCAGTGACCCTGACACTGGCAGTGAGGAGGAAGGTAGCAGCCGTCTGTCTCCGCCCCACAGTCCACGAG ACTTTACCAGAATGCAGGACATCCCGGAGGAGACGGAGAGCCGCGACGGGGAGGCTGTAGCCTCCGAGAGCTAA
- the ARHGEF2 gene encoding rho guanine nucleotide exchange factor 2 isoform X16, which translates to MTGKAKTREKEKMKEAKDARYTNGHLFTTISVSGMTMCYACNKSITAKEALICPTCNVTIHNRCKDTLANCTKVKQKQQKAALLKNNTALQSVSLRSKTTIRERPSSAIYPSDSFRQSLLGSRRGRSSLSLAKSVSTTNIAGHFNDESPLGLRRILSQSTDSLNMRNRTLSVESLIDEEVIYNELMSDFEMDEKDFAADSWSLAVDSSFLQQHKKEVMKQQDVIYELIQTELHHVRTLKIMTRLFRTGMLEELQLEPGVVQGLFPCVDELSDIHTRFLSQLLERRRQALCPGSTRNFVIQRLGDLLISQFSGPSAEQMRKTYSEFCSRHTKALKLYKELYARDKRFQQFIRKVTRSAVLKRHGVQECILLVTQRITKYPVLISRILQHSHGIEEERQDLTTALGLVKELLSNVDQDIYELEKGARLQEIYNRMDPRAQTPVPGKGPFGREELLRRKLIHDGCLLWKTATGRFKDVLMLLMTDVLVFLQEKDQKYIFPTLDKPSVVSLQNLIVRDIANQEKGMFLISAAPPEMYEVHTASRDDRSTWIRVIQQSVRICPSREDFPLIETEDEAYLRRIKMELQQKDRALVELLREKVGLFAEMTHFQAEEDGGSGMALPTLPRGLFRSESLESPRGERLLQDAIREVEGLKDLLVGPGVELLLTPREPALPLEPDSGGNTSPGVTANGEARTFNGSIELCRADSDSSQRDRNGNQLRSPQEEALQRLVNLYGLLHGLQAAVAQQDTLMEARFPEGPERREKLCRANSRDGEAGRAGAAPVAPEKQATELALLQRQHALLQEELRRCRRLGEERATEAGSLEARLRESEQARALLEREAEEARRQLAALGQTEPLPAEAPWARRPVDPRRRSLPAGDALYLSFNPPQPNRGTDRLDLPVTTRSVHRHFEDRERQELGSPEERLQDSSDPDTGSEEEGSSRLSPPHSPRGETLAETWTRDFTRMQDIPEETESRDGEAVASES; encoded by the exons ATGACTGGAAAGGCCAAG ACCCGGGAAAAGGAGAAGATGAAGGAAGCCAAGGATGCCCGCTATACCAATGGGCACCTCTTCACCACCATCTCAGTTTCAGGCATGACCATGTGCTATGCCTGTAACAAGAGCATCACAGCCAAGGAAGCCCTCATCTGCCCAA CCTGCAATGTGACTATCCACAACCGCTGTAAAGACACCCTCGCCAACTGTACCAAGGTCAAGCAGAAG CAACAGAAAGCAGCCCTGCTGAAGAACAACACTGCCTTGCAGTCCGTCTCTCTGCGAAGTAAGA CAACCATCCGGGAGCGGCCAAGCTCGGCCATCTACCCCTCCGACAGCTTCCGGCAGTCCCTCCTAGGCTCCCGCCGTGGCCGCTCCTCCTTGTCTTTAGCCAAGAGTGTTTCCACCACCAACATTGCTGG ACATTTCAATGATGAGTCTCCCCTGGGGCTGCGCCGGATCCTCTCACAGTCCACAGACTCCCTCAACATGCGGAACCGAACCCTATCAGTGGAATCCCTCATTGACGAAG AGGTAATCTACAATGAGCTGATGAGTGACTTTGAGATGGATGAGAAGGACTTTGCAGCTGACTCCTGGAGCCTTGCTGTGGACAGCAGCTTCCTGCAGCAGCATAAAAAGGAGGTGATGAAGCAGCAGGATGTCATCTATG AGCTAATCCAGACAGAGCTGCACCACGTGAGGACACTGAAGATCATGACCCGCCTCTTCCGCACGGGGATGCTGGAAGAGCTACAGTTGGAGCCGGGAGTGGTCCAGGGCCTGTTCCCCTGCGTGGACGAGCTCAGTGACATCCACACACGCTTCCTTAGCCAGCTATTAGAACGCCGACGCCAAGCCCTGTGCCCTGGCAGTACCCGGAACTTTGTCATTCAGCGCTTGGGTGATCTGCTTATCAGCCAG TTCTCAGGTCCTAGCGCGGAGCAGATGCGTAAGACCTACTCGGAGTTCTGCAGCCGCCACACCAAGGCCTTAAAGCTCTATAAGGAGCTGTATGCCCGAGATAAACGCTTCCAGCAATTCATCCGG AAAGTGACCCGCTCTGCCGTGCTCAAGCGGCACGGGGTACAGGAGTGCATCCTGCTGGTGACTCAGCGCATCACCAAGTACCCAGTACTCATCAGCCGCATCCTGCAGCATTCCCACG GGATCGAGGAGGAACGCCAGGACCTGACCACAGCACTGGGGCTAGTGAAGGAGCTGCTGTCCAATGTGGACCAGGATATTTATGAGCTGGAGAAAGGGGCCCGTCTGCAGGAGATCTACAACCGCATGGACCCTCGGGCCCAAACCCCAGTGCCTGGCAAGGGCCCCTTTGGCCGAGAGGAACTTCTGCGGCGCAAACTCATCCACGATGGCTGCCTGCTCTGGAAGACAGCAACGGGGCGCTTCAAAG ATGTGCTAATGCTGCTGATGACAGATGTACTGGTGTTTCTCCAGGAAAAGGACCAGAAGTACATCTTTCCTACCCTG GACAAGCCCTCAGTGGTATCGCTGCAGAATCTAATCGTACGGGACATCGCCAACCAGGAGAAAGGGATGTTTCTGATTAGCGCAGCCCCACCTGAGATGTACGAGGTGCACACAGCATCCCGGGATGACCGGAGCACCTGGATCCGGGTCATTCAGCAGAGCGTGCGCAT ATGCCCATCCAGGGAGGACTTCCCCCTGATTGAGACAGAGGATGAGGCTTACCTGCGGCGAATTAAGA TGGAGTTGCAGCAGAAGGACCGGGCACTGGTGGAGCTGCTGCGAGAGAAGGTTGGGCTGTTTGCTGAGATGACCCATTTCCAGGCCGAAGAGGATGGTGGCAGTGGGATGGCCCTGCCCACCCTGCCCAGGGGCCTTTTCCGCTCCGAGTCCCTTGAGTCCCCTCGTGGCGAGCGGCTGCTGCAGGATGCCATCCGTGAGG TGGAGGGTCTGAAAGACCTGCTGGTGGGGCCAGGAGTGGAACTGCTCTTGACACCCCGAGAACCAGCCCTGCCCTTGGAACCAGACAGCGGTGGTAACACGAGTCCTGGGGTCACTGCCA ATGGTGAGGCCAGAACCTTCAATGGCTCCATTGAACTGTGCAGAGCCGACTCAGACTCCAGCCAGAGG GATCGAAATGGAAATCAGCTGAGATCACCCCAAGAG GAGGCGTTGCAGCGATTGGTCAATCTCTATGGACTTCTACATGGCCTACAG GCAGCTGTGGCCCAGCAGGACACTTTGATGGAAGCCCGGTTCCCTGAGGGCCCTGAGCGGCGGGAGAAGCTGTGCCGAGCCAACTCTCGGGATGGGGAGgctggcagggctggggctgccCCTGTGGCCCCTGAAAAGCAGGCCACAGAACTGGCATTACTGCAGCGGCAACATGCGCTGCTGCAGGAGGAGCTACGGCGCTGCCGGCGGCTAGGTGAAGAACGGGCAACCGAAGCTGGCAGCCTGGAGGCCCGGCTCCGGGAGAGTGAGCAGGCCCGGGCGCTGCTGGAGCGGGAGGCTGAAGAGGCTCGAAGGCAGCTGGCCGCCCTGGGCCAGACCGAGCCACTCCCAGCCGAGGCCCCCTGGGCCCGCAGACCTGTGGATCCTCGGCGGCGCAGCCTCCCTGCAGGCGATGCCCTGTACTTGAGTTTCAACCCCCCACAG CCCAACCGAGGCACAGACCGCCTGGATCTGCCTGTCACTACTCGCTCTGTCCATCGACACTTTGAGGACCGAGAGAGGCAGGAACTGGGGAGCCCTGAAGAGCGGCTGCAAGATAGCAGTGACCCTGACACTGGCAGTGAGGAGGAAGGTAGCAGCCGTCTGTCTCCGCCCCACAGTCCACGAGGTGAGACCCTGGCGGAGACATGGACCAGAG ACTTTACCAGAATGCAGGACATCCCGGAGGAGACGGAGAGCCGCGACGGGGAGGCTGTAGCCTCCGAGAGCTAA